Within the Solibacillus silvestris genome, the region ACCATACGATAAAAACAATGCCATTCTAGAACTTCACCCAGGTGCAGGTGGTACAGAGTCACAGGATTGGGGCTCGATGCTATTACGTATGTACACACGCTGGGCAGAGAAACGCGGATTTAAGGTAACGACAATCGACTATTTACCTGGTGATGAAGCCGGCATCAAATCGGTGACACTGCAAATTTCGGGCCATAATGCGTACGGCTATTTAAAAGCGGAAAAAGGGGTTCACCGTTTAGTGCGTATTTCACCGTTCGATTCATCAGGCCGCCGTCATACATCGTTCGTATCATGTGATGTTATGCCAGAGTTCAATGATGAAATTGAAATCGATATACGAACAGAAGATTTAAAAGTTGATACGTATCGCGCAACTGGTGCCGGTGGTCAGCATATTAACACGACAGACTCAGCTGTACGTATTACCCATCTTCCAACAGGTGTCGTTGTACAATGTCAGTCTGAACGTTCGCAAATTAAAAACCGTGATGCAGCAATGAAAATGCTGAAATCGAAGCTGTATCAGCTGGAAATCGAAAAGCAGCAGGCACAGCTGGATGAAATTCGCGGTGAGCAGAAAGAAATCGGCTGGGGCTCGCAAATTCGTTCATATGTATTCCATCCTTATTCAATGGTAAAAGATCACCGTACAAGCGCCGAAACAGGGAATGTAGGCGCTGTAATGGACGGCGATCTGGACATTTTCATTACGGCTTATTTACGATCAAAAATTTCATATTAATACCTTTCACATCGTAATAAAATAAAACCGTGCCTTAGTAAAAAAGCTAAGGCACGGTTTTTTAGTGAAATTTAAGCTAGGTATTTATTTTCCACTTGTCAAATATAAAAAAATATGTGAAAATACATATACGAACAAACGTTCTTATTAATTGGAGGTATTGGTATGCTGCAAATTCCTTCTAAAACGATTCCGTATTATGAGGCAGGGATTTATTTGCCGTTGCTGTTAATTATTCTTGGGAAGGATTATTCAATAGTGGAGCAAAGTCCGTTCAAATTTAAAAATCCCTATTTGCAATTAATCGATGCTGTACGTATCAAAATAGAGCATGACTTAAAAGAAACGAAGGACTATTTTAAACTTCATCAGATGCGCTTAGTGAGAGGCAAAACGGATGATTTGTTTACCGAGTATCATTTTTACTTTGGGGGAGTCAT harbors:
- a CDS encoding peptide chain release factor 2, producing the protein MLEPEFWNDQNGAQAIINESNGIKAVVNEFNELVDTQENLEMTLELLREEPDEELQEELGKELAEFQTKMEEFELQMLLSEPYDKNNAILELHPGAGGTESQDWGSMLLRMYTRWAEKRGFKVTTIDYLPGDEAGIKSVTLQISGHNAYGYLKAEKGVHRLVRISPFDSSGRRHTSFVSCDVMPEFNDEIEIDIRTEDLKVDTYRATGAGGQHINTTDSAVRITHLPTGVVVQCQSERSQIKNRDAAMKMLKSKLYQLEIEKQQAQLDEIRGEQKEIGWGSQIRSYVFHPYSMVKDHRTSAETGNVGAVMDGDLDIFITAYLRSKISY